One segment of Ascidiaceihabitans donghaensis DNA contains the following:
- the fliE gene encoding flagellar hook-basal body complex protein FliE, with amino-acid sequence MDMNLISAVQKYAASKPATQPDPKGVSETSLGKVAIDFAQTLANSEAAAKQAMIGDADPHALVQALAQTELAVETAVTVRNKVVEAYQEILRMPV; translated from the coding sequence ATGGATATGAACCTAATTTCAGCTGTGCAAAAGTACGCCGCGTCGAAACCTGCTACTCAACCCGATCCCAAAGGCGTTTCAGAAACAAGTTTAGGCAAGGTCGCAATAGATTTTGCACAAACACTCGCAAACAGCGAAGCAGCCGCTAAGCAAGCAATGATCGGTGACGCCGACCCGCATGCGCTGGTGCAAGCTTTGGCGCAAACAGAGCTTGCTGTAGAAACAGCAGTGACCGTCCGCAACAAAGTCGTCGAGGCGTATCAAGAAATTTTGAGAATGCCTGTCTGA
- a CDS encoding flagellar biosynthetic protein FliQ has protein sequence MITEVIFYDTMRAGLWIAVLVSIPILTVALLAGVSIGLVQALTSIQEMTLTFVPKLAAIIIVFWMSMGFMTETLVAFFQDRIIPLIIGG, from the coding sequence ATGATTACCGAAGTCATCTTTTACGACACGATGAGAGCAGGGTTGTGGATTGCAGTTCTTGTTTCAATTCCAATCCTCACTGTCGCTCTGCTGGCCGGTGTATCCATCGGCCTGGTTCAAGCGCTTACTTCCATTCAGGAAATGACCTTAACTTTCGTTCCTAAACTTGCAGCGATTATCATCGTTTTTTGGATGTCCATGGGCTTTATGACCGAAACTTTGGTCGCCTTCTTTCAAGATAGAATAATTCCCTTAATTATAGGAGGTTAG
- a CDS encoding flagellar hook-basal body complex protein, with amino-acid sequence MDNTGYTIITRQSGLSREMQVIANNIANSATTGFRQEGIIFSEYVQGVENGPSLSMGQGNVRETSFLQGALTPSGGTFDFAIEGDGYFLIETPLGERLTRSGAFSPNAAGDLVTYDGFRVLDAGGAPVFVPPGARSISVSNDGTLSADGTLIGQLGVVSPNAPNDMVREDGVMFRADAGFEPAVDARVLQGFVEGSNVQPLTQLARMIEVQRAYEMGQNFLESEDERVRQAIESLTKS; translated from the coding sequence GTGGACAATACAGGGTATACGATCATAACTCGACAGTCCGGCCTGTCCCGCGAAATGCAAGTCATAGCAAACAATATCGCCAATTCTGCAACGACCGGTTTTCGGCAGGAAGGCATTATTTTCTCTGAATACGTGCAAGGTGTTGAGAACGGCCCATCATTGTCGATGGGACAAGGCAATGTTCGGGAAACGTCTTTTCTGCAAGGTGCGCTGACGCCAAGTGGCGGTACTTTTGATTTCGCAATTGAGGGGGATGGATATTTCCTGATCGAAACTCCCTTGGGCGAACGGCTAACACGGTCAGGTGCGTTTTCGCCAAACGCTGCTGGCGATCTTGTTACATACGATGGATTTCGAGTTTTGGACGCAGGGGGGGCACCTGTCTTCGTACCCCCTGGCGCGCGATCCATTTCTGTATCAAATGACGGAACCCTAAGTGCAGACGGCACGCTGATTGGCCAATTGGGTGTCGTGTCACCCAATGCACCAAACGACATGGTGCGCGAGGACGGCGTAATGTTTCGGGCCGATGCAGGGTTCGAGCCTGCCGTAGACGCCCGCGTCCTGCAAGGGTTTGTGGAAGGATCCAACGTTCAACCCCTGACGCAGTTGGCCCGGATGATCGAAGTCCAGCGGGCATATGAAATGGGTCAAAACTTCTTGGAAAGCGAAGACGAACGAGTGCGTCAAGCCATTGAATCACTGACAAAATCTTAA
- the flgG gene encoding flagellar basal-body rod protein FlgG, whose amino-acid sequence MRALQIAATGMAAQQMRVETISNNLANMSTTGYNARRAEFADLHYEQMARAGAVNASDGTVLPTGVQLGLGVRPAAVSMQLAQGSLSATGGDLDVAIEGNGYLEVTLPSGASAYTRDGGLKRTGDGLIVTSDGFPVTPDIVIPEDARSISINADGEVYAYFADATAAQLLGQFTLTGFSNPKGLEALGGNLFSETEASGAPVNSTPGTDGLGTLRQGFLEDSSVDAVREVTELIEAQRGYEMNAKVISAADQMMGATTQIR is encoded by the coding sequence ATGCGCGCTTTACAAATTGCCGCAACCGGAATGGCCGCTCAGCAAATGCGTGTGGAAACCATTTCCAACAACCTCGCGAACATGAGCACGACCGGCTACAATGCCCGTCGCGCAGAGTTTGCTGACCTGCACTATGAACAGATGGCGCGCGCAGGGGCCGTAAACGCGTCAGATGGAACCGTTCTTCCAACCGGCGTGCAGTTGGGTCTAGGTGTGCGGCCCGCTGCGGTTTCAATGCAGCTTGCCCAAGGATCTTTGTCTGCTACCGGCGGTGACTTGGATGTTGCGATTGAAGGAAACGGATATTTGGAAGTAACACTTCCATCCGGCGCTTCGGCCTACACCCGTGATGGTGGCTTAAAGCGAACCGGTGACGGTCTAATTGTGACATCTGACGGCTTTCCCGTCACCCCGGATATTGTCATTCCTGAAGACGCACGCAGCATTTCGATTAACGCTGACGGTGAAGTTTACGCATACTTTGCAGACGCAACTGCCGCGCAGCTTTTGGGGCAATTTACCTTAACCGGGTTTTCGAATCCAAAGGGATTGGAAGCTTTAGGTGGAAACCTGTTTTCTGAAACAGAAGCTTCCGGAGCACCGGTCAACTCGACCCCGGGAACCGACGGCTTGGGGACCTTGCGTCAAGGGTTTCTTGAAGACAGCTCGGTAGATGCTGTTCGCGAAGTCACCGAACTGATCGAAGCCCAAAGGGGATATGAAATGAATGCTAAAGTCATTTCAGCAGCGGATCAGATGATGGGCGCAACGACGCAAATCCGATGA
- the flgA gene encoding flagellar basal body P-ring formation chaperone FlgA, giving the protein MADILVTTRTIRPGTVIVASDLGVLPGDRADSFSYAADVVGQEARVALYPNRPIHFDHVGPPALVERNQIVSLRYVGAKLAISTEGRSLDRGGVGDRVRIMNLSSRATIFGYVQPDGTIKVSR; this is encoded by the coding sequence ATGGCCGACATCCTAGTGACCACTCGCACAATTCGGCCCGGAACGGTGATCGTGGCGTCGGATTTAGGCGTTTTGCCCGGAGATCGTGCAGACAGCTTTTCGTATGCCGCTGACGTTGTCGGGCAAGAAGCTCGTGTGGCTCTTTACCCGAACCGTCCAATTCACTTCGACCACGTCGGACCACCTGCCCTGGTTGAGCGAAACCAGATCGTTTCGCTTCGATATGTTGGTGCAAAATTGGCAATCTCTACTGAGGGCCGGTCCTTGGACCGAGGTGGAGTGGGAGACAGGGTGCGGATTATGAACCTTTCATCCCGTGCAACCATTTTTGGATACGTTCAACCTGATGGAACGATAAAAGTATCCCGCTAG
- the flgH gene encoding flagellar basal body L-ring protein FlgH, whose translation MQKHTIGFIGLGFLISACGGSDHLGKAPSFSKPTDSAEHSAMISQGLPVRLEAQRPQDQASLWSGTRQSLLGDRRAVQRGDIMTVVIEIDEKAEISNATARSRSGGETLGIPQLGGLPQRLDEKLPDGASSSELVSVNSSSTSSGDGSVKRKEKLTLRVAATIVDVLPNGVLAISGSQELRVNFELRELLVTGYVRPEDISRQNEITYDKIASARVSYGGRGQITDVQQPRIGQQILDRILPF comes from the coding sequence ATGCAAAAACACACAATCGGCTTTATCGGTCTAGGCTTTCTCATCAGCGCATGTGGCGGTAGCGATCATCTGGGCAAAGCTCCGTCGTTTTCCAAACCAACGGACAGCGCGGAACATTCCGCAATGATCTCACAAGGTTTGCCAGTGCGCCTTGAAGCGCAGCGACCACAAGATCAAGCATCTCTTTGGAGCGGAACAAGGCAATCTCTTTTGGGTGACAGACGTGCCGTACAGCGGGGCGACATTATGACGGTCGTGATAGAGATTGACGAAAAGGCCGAGATATCAAACGCCACGGCTAGATCCCGATCCGGCGGTGAAACGTTGGGAATCCCACAATTGGGCGGGCTGCCTCAGCGATTGGACGAAAAACTGCCCGACGGGGCATCTTCCTCCGAATTGGTCTCAGTTAACTCAAGCAGTACATCTTCCGGAGACGGGTCCGTAAAACGTAAAGAGAAACTTACGCTTCGTGTCGCAGCAACCATCGTAGACGTATTGCCCAACGGTGTATTGGCCATCTCGGGCTCACAAGAATTGCGCGTCAACTTTGAACTTCGTGAGCTTCTGGTGACAGGTTACGTGCGTCCGGAAGACATCTCACGGCAAAATGAAATCACCTATGATAAAATCGCTTCTGCAAGAGTCTCATACGGTGGGCGCGGTCAGATTACAGATGTTCAACAACCACGAATTGGTCAGCAAATTCTCGACCGAATTCTCCCATTTTAA
- a CDS encoding flagellar basal body-associated FliL family protein, whose translation MKKLLPLILLLVGSGAGVGAGVFMRPPPPEMTEEEAQIHAEKQKELESESEEPPTSEYVKLSNQFVVPIVNDERVNAMVVMSLSIEVEAGQRDAVFLREPKLRDSFLQVLFDHANIGGFDGEFTSARNLAILRQALVEIARKDMGDTVTDVLIQEIARQDY comes from the coding sequence ATGAAAAAACTACTCCCTCTCATTTTGCTACTTGTTGGATCAGGCGCTGGTGTCGGCGCCGGTGTTTTTATGCGTCCGCCACCTCCGGAAATGACTGAGGAAGAAGCGCAGATTCACGCCGAAAAGCAAAAGGAACTTGAAAGCGAAAGCGAAGAACCACCAACCAGTGAATACGTAAAACTAAGCAACCAGTTTGTTGTCCCTATCGTCAATGACGAACGGGTTAACGCAATGGTTGTCATGTCCCTGAGTATCGAAGTCGAAGCAGGACAAAGAGACGCCGTGTTTTTGAGAGAGCCAAAGCTGCGTGACTCATTTCTGCAAGTTCTGTTCGATCATGCGAACATTGGTGGATTTGATGGTGAATTCACCAGCGCACGCAATCTAGCCATACTTCGGCAGGCATTGGTAGAGATCGCACGTAAAGACATGGGCGACACCGTGACAGACGTATTGATTCAAGAGATTGCCCGTCAAGATTACTAG
- a CDS encoding EscU/YscU/HrcU family type III secretion system export apparatus switch protein, whose product MSGSDDDTDKSFDPSAKKLADQRKKGEIARSADLLTASAYFGLILAFLISGSFVVTKLGTVLSVLLDQSSNLSQSVFAGAFSPTLGGVFFTVSLALVPVFGFPFISVLAAIIAQNGLVFAPTKLEPKLSKISPISNAKNKFGRNGLFEFGKSFTKLVIYSTCLAVFLKSRILEIVSSAQSEPNVVVSLLGELCITFLILVVLISAAIGGVDALWQHAEHIRKNRMSHKELMDEAKESEGDPHLKAERRQRAQSAAMSQMMGDVPDADVIIVNPTHYAVALKWSRAAGSAPNCVAKGIDDVALRIREVAAEAGVPIHSDPPTARALHAVTEIGEEISPEHYQAVAAAVRFAEETRKRAQRNNWS is encoded by the coding sequence ATGAGTGGTTCGGATGACGACACAGACAAGTCGTTTGATCCATCTGCAAAGAAGCTCGCGGATCAAAGAAAGAAGGGTGAAATTGCCCGATCCGCCGATTTGTTGACAGCATCTGCTTACTTTGGGTTAATTTTGGCATTTTTGATCTCCGGGTCCTTCGTGGTTACCAAATTGGGGACTGTATTGTCTGTGCTGTTAGATCAGTCTTCAAATCTTTCGCAGTCTGTCTTTGCCGGGGCGTTTTCCCCTACGCTTGGTGGCGTCTTTTTCACTGTGTCGCTTGCCTTGGTGCCGGTGTTCGGGTTCCCTTTCATTTCCGTATTGGCGGCGATTATTGCGCAAAACGGACTGGTTTTTGCACCCACAAAGCTTGAGCCAAAACTTTCGAAGATTTCGCCGATCTCAAACGCAAAAAATAAATTTGGCCGTAACGGACTGTTCGAGTTTGGGAAGAGTTTTACCAAGCTTGTTATTTACTCAACCTGCTTGGCCGTGTTTCTAAAATCGCGGATCTTAGAGATTGTATCCTCTGCACAAAGTGAACCGAACGTTGTTGTAAGCCTTCTTGGTGAATTGTGCATAACCTTTCTGATTCTGGTTGTTCTCATCTCTGCAGCGATCGGTGGGGTAGACGCTTTGTGGCAGCACGCTGAACACATCAGGAAAAACCGAATGTCACACAAAGAATTGATGGATGAAGCAAAGGAATCCGAAGGAGACCCGCATTTGAAAGCGGAGCGAAGACAACGTGCGCAATCGGCTGCGATGTCTCAGATGATGGGCGATGTGCCCGACGCTGATGTGATCATTGTGAACCCTACACACTATGCGGTTGCCCTTAAGTGGTCTCGCGCAGCAGGAAGTGCCCCAAATTGTGTTGCAAAAGGTATCGATGATGTAGCCTTGCGCATAAGGGAAGTGGCGGCAGAAGCCGGCGTTCCCATCCACAGCGATCCGCCGACGGCACGGGCGTTGCATGCGGTTACGGAGATCGGTGAAGAAATTTCTCCTGAACACTATCAGGCAGTTGCAGCGGCTGTTCGGTTTGCGGAAGAAACAAGAAAACGGGCGCAGCGGAATAATTGGTCATGA
- a CDS encoding flagellar biosynthetic protein FliR, whose translation MDGLAEFLEISNEYLWHGLIVFLRTGAVVALMPAFGEQSVPARIKLILALSFTMIVAPAVEFSTFSNTPSDLAFLAMTEVASGLIIGLGIRLFILALQTAGAIAAQSTSLSQLLGGAAVEPLAAIGYVLMFGGMALAVIAGLHIKAAELLILSFEFLPIGRFAGGGDVGEWGTKQVSKAFALAFTLSAPFILVSVLYNLMLGVINKAMPQLMVAFVGAPLITAGGLFILCLAAPVMLAVWLQAFDQFLFNPFGNLP comes from the coding sequence ATGGACGGGTTGGCCGAGTTTTTAGAGATCTCGAATGAGTATCTTTGGCATGGATTGATTGTATTTTTACGAACTGGAGCAGTAGTTGCACTTATGCCCGCGTTTGGTGAGCAGTCTGTACCAGCACGTATCAAACTAATTTTGGCGCTCTCATTTACTATGATTGTCGCGCCCGCAGTTGAATTTAGTACGTTTTCCAACACACCATCAGATTTAGCATTTCTGGCAATGACAGAAGTCGCATCTGGTTTGATAATTGGATTAGGCATCCGTCTTTTTATCTTGGCTCTTCAAACAGCGGGGGCAATCGCCGCGCAATCGACATCTTTGTCACAATTGCTTGGTGGTGCTGCTGTAGAGCCGTTGGCGGCCATCGGGTACGTGTTGATGTTTGGTGGTATGGCTTTGGCGGTGATAGCGGGATTGCATATCAAAGCGGCTGAATTACTAATCTTGTCCTTCGAGTTCTTGCCGATTGGTCGCTTTGCCGGAGGAGGTGATGTCGGTGAATGGGGCACTAAGCAAGTTAGCAAAGCATTTGCGCTGGCTTTTACCTTGTCTGCGCCGTTCATTTTGGTCTCAGTTTTGTACAACTTGATGCTTGGCGTCATAAACAAGGCTATGCCTCAGTTGATGGTGGCGTTTGTCGGGGCGCCGTTGATCACGGCTGGCGGTCTTTTTATACTTTGTTTGGCCGCGCCAGTTATGTTGGCTGTTTGGCTACAAGCCTTTGATCAATTTTTGTTCAATCCATTTGGAAACCTGCCATGA
- the flhA gene encoding flagellar biosynthesis protein FlhA, translating into MALMAVIVMMVLPMPSWVLDVGLASSFALAILIFTVTLFIQRPLDFSAFPTILLTTLMLRLSLNVSSTKLIIGQGHTGTDAAGGVIEGFAQFVMGGSVFLGLVVFCVLLIVNFMVITKGAARMAEVGARFALDGMPGKQLAIDSDMSAGAIDHAEAKERREREQQETTFFGSLDGASKFVKGDAVAGLLITLLNLVAGLIMGIAVHGMAVGDAFVTYAILTVGDGLVTQIPAVIISIASALLLARGGAQGSTDLAIFDQLGKHPAAIATVSVVMGGFAFLPGLPFVPFILGAIGLAAFAYFVSERNKKQASHATDSIVVDEPLPEKSLGDILELDDIHVEFSPDLVNMVLDPGTGLDSRIANMRTHVASVFGLLLPEVRLTDHPGLISGTYVIRIHGVEQVRAVLQSDQVLALLPDDPSTVPSGVDAKEPVYGAPARWITTSDQETAALAGVTIVTPTEVLATHLLEVVKRNFGRLLSLKSLRRLLSEMVNVSDPSRAEANRKFLDELIPDRVPIDLLHAVLRLLLEEQVSIRNLPLILEAIAEARGQNATPEAICEHVRQRLGFQLVAEMRRADGTLPLLQLAPEWEDAFANYQVEADRGLDIALPPDLFNTLADNVSQKVRDANDEGIFPAVVTNTRRRRFLRTLMHAKGINTPVLSFEEIGVDARPSLIGVVAA; encoded by the coding sequence ATGGCGTTGATGGCGGTTATCGTAATGATGGTTCTTCCGATGCCATCGTGGGTTTTAGATGTTGGTTTGGCTTCGTCCTTCGCGCTGGCGATACTGATTTTCACGGTGACTTTATTTATTCAAAGGCCGCTAGATTTCTCCGCCTTTCCCACAATTCTATTAACTACGTTAATGCTCCGCCTTTCCCTTAATGTTTCGTCGACCAAATTAATCATTGGTCAAGGGCATACTGGCACCGACGCTGCCGGCGGGGTAATTGAAGGTTTCGCTCAGTTTGTCATGGGTGGCAGTGTCTTCTTGGGTTTGGTTGTGTTTTGTGTCCTGTTGATTGTTAATTTCATGGTTATCACCAAGGGCGCGGCGCGCATGGCGGAAGTGGGCGCTCGATTTGCACTAGATGGAATGCCGGGCAAGCAACTGGCGATTGACAGTGATATGTCAGCCGGCGCGATTGATCACGCTGAAGCAAAGGAGCGACGTGAAAGGGAACAACAAGAAACTACGTTTTTTGGCTCTCTCGATGGTGCGTCAAAATTTGTTAAGGGGGACGCAGTCGCCGGCTTACTAATTACTTTGTTAAACTTGGTCGCTGGCTTGATAATGGGCATAGCCGTGCATGGCATGGCCGTTGGTGACGCGTTCGTTACCTATGCAATTCTTACGGTCGGCGACGGTCTGGTCACGCAAATCCCTGCTGTCATTATTTCGATAGCTTCTGCTCTTTTGCTTGCGCGGGGTGGTGCACAAGGATCGACGGATCTGGCAATTTTTGACCAACTTGGAAAGCACCCAGCAGCAATTGCAACCGTTTCTGTAGTAATGGGAGGTTTTGCATTTCTTCCTGGTCTACCGTTTGTACCGTTCATCCTGGGAGCAATTGGGCTGGCGGCTTTCGCGTACTTTGTAAGTGAACGAAACAAGAAACAGGCGTCTCACGCGACAGATAGTATTGTGGTCGATGAGCCCTTGCCAGAAAAATCGTTGGGTGACATTTTGGAATTGGATGACATACACGTAGAGTTTTCTCCAGATTTAGTAAATATGGTGTTGGACCCTGGGACCGGGTTGGACTCTCGAATAGCAAATATGCGGACTCATGTAGCGTCAGTGTTCGGCTTGCTTCTCCCAGAAGTGCGTTTGACGGATCATCCTGGATTAATTTCTGGTACCTACGTCATTCGAATTCATGGGGTTGAGCAGGTAAGAGCAGTGCTTCAATCCGATCAAGTGTTGGCATTGCTTCCTGATGATCCGTCAACGGTTCCAAGCGGCGTGGATGCAAAGGAACCAGTATATGGTGCCCCAGCGCGTTGGATAACAACCTCCGATCAAGAAACTGCCGCACTGGCTGGAGTAACAATCGTAACGCCAACCGAGGTTTTGGCCACTCATTTGCTAGAAGTGGTCAAGCGCAATTTCGGGCGATTGCTATCGTTGAAGTCCCTCAGACGGCTTTTGTCAGAAATGGTTAATGTATCTGATCCATCCCGCGCGGAAGCGAACAGAAAGTTTTTGGATGAACTAATTCCTGATCGTGTCCCCATCGATTTGTTACACGCAGTACTGCGGCTTCTTTTGGAAGAACAGGTCTCGATAAGAAACCTACCTCTCATATTGGAAGCTATAGCTGAGGCCAGAGGGCAGAATGCGACACCAGAGGCAATCTGTGAACATGTACGTCAAAGGTTGGGATTTCAGCTGGTAGCAGAGATGCGCCGGGCTGATGGTACTCTGCCTTTATTGCAGCTTGCACCGGAATGGGAGGATGCATTTGCAAACTATCAAGTCGAAGCTGATCGCGGATTGGATATCGCTTTGCCCCCGGATCTCTTTAACACACTGGCCGATAACGTTTCCCAAAAAGTGCGCGACGCCAATGACGAAGGAATTTTCCCTGCGGTCGTTACAAACACTCGCCGTCGCCGGTTTTTGCGTACTTTGATGCATGCCAAAGGGATCAATACACCCGTCTTATCATTCGAAGAGATTGGTGTAGATGCCCGTCCTTCTCTGATTGGTGTTGTTGCGGCTTAA